The DNA region GCACCTGCTCTGCCTCGCCGAGGCGGCGGCCGCCGTGCACGAAATCGGCGAGGGCGAGACGCCCTGGAGCAACCTGGCCGGGCTCGACGCCGGCGACCACCGCCAGCTCTTCGGCGAGCTCTGGCTGAGCTACTTCGTGGCGCCGCTGGACGGCGAGCTGGAACTGCTGGACTTCGGCGATGCGAGCCTCACCTCGCGCGTCGCGCCGCTGCCGCCGCTGCGCGCCCCCCGCCGCCACGACCGACCCCGGGGCGGCGGATCCCCGGCCTCCACCGTCGCCCGGTCGCGAGACCTGCACGCAGTGGAGGGAGGCTCCCATGTTCGATGACACCCGCATCCGCCAGCTCCTCGCCGCCGTGCAGCGGCAGCTCCCGGCCGCCTCCGCGGACCCGGTCCTGGAAGAGCCGCAGCGGCTGCTCACGGCCTGGGCCGCGCTGGTGGAGGGGCTCGGGCTGGGGCCCGAGCCCGAGCAGCGCGAGTGCCCGCACTGCGGCCATACCGGGATGCGCGCGGCGACCCGCTGCGGGTACTGCTGGCTCGCGCTCGTCCCCGTGTCCGCGCGCTAGCCCGGCGCGAGCGCTCGTACGCCTGGCGTCAGGGCGCCAGAGCGCTCGGCACGCGCTGTCCCGGCAGAGGTGGAGGCACTACGTTCAGGAGAGGGGTCCTCGCGGGGCGGGAAGGAGCAGGCACATGCGTTTCACCGAGCGCATCCATGCGGGCCGCACGGTCGTGGCGGCGGGCGGAGAGTCGCTGGGCACCGTGGAGGGGCTGGTCATCGACTCCGAGAGCTGGAAGGTGGAGGCGCTGCAGCTGAAGCTCGCCTCGGAGACGGCGGACCGCGTCGGGGCGTACTGGAACTACTTCCACGCCGGGAGGCTCGAGGTTCCCACGCGCCTCGTCTCCTCGGTGAGCGACAGCGTGCTGCTCTCGGCCTCGGTCGACGAGCTGGGCCGGCTCCAGGCAGGCGAGTCCCCGGCCGCGTCTCCTCCTTGAACGGTGCACCGACCGGGAGCTGCGCGTGAGCCGCTTCGGATCCAGGCAGGAGGTGGACGCGCACTTCCGACACCTCGTCGAGAGCGCGCGCACCTACGCCATCTTCGGCATGGACCTCGAGGGGCGCATCACCAGCTGGAACGAGGGCGCCCGGCGCATCAAGGGCTACACGACCGAGGAGGCCGTGGGGCAGCACTTCCGGATGCTCTTCCTCCCCGAGGACCAGGAGCGCGGGCGCCCCGAGCAGGAGATGCGCCAGGCGCTCGAGCAGGGCTGCTACACCGGCGAGGGGGTGCGACGGCGCAAGGACGGCAGCGCCTTCGACGCGGAGGTCTCCCTGCACGTGCTGCACGACGACCAGGGCACCCCCATCGGCTTCGTGAAGGTCACCGAGGACATCACCGAGCGCAAGCGTCTGCAGCACGGCGCGGAGCGCGCCCAGGAGTTCCAGAAGCTGCTCGCGGCCATCGTGAGCCACGACCTGCAGAACCCGCTCAACGCCGTGCAGATGGCGGCGCGGCGGCTGCGCGCGCAGAGCCCCGACGAGGCCGTGCAGACCACCGCGGCGCGCATCTCGAGCGCCTCGGAGCGGGCCAGCCGCATCGTGAGCGACCTGCTGGACCTCTCCCAGGCCCAGCTGGGCAGCGGCATCCCGGTGACGCGCGCGCGCGGAGACCTCTACACCACGGCCGCGCGGGTGATGGACGAGCACCGCGGCACCTTCCCCGAGCGAGAGCTCATCCTGCGCCGCGAGGGTGACACGGTGGGGCACTTCGACGCCGCACGCATGATGCAGGTCCTCGCCAATCTCCTGAAGAACGCGCTGACCTACGGCACGCCGGGCAGCGCGGTGGAGGTCTGCGTGCGCGGCGGACCGGACGAGCTGTGCGTGAGCGTGCACAACCCGGGCGCCCCCATCCCGGCGCAGCTGCTGCCCCACCTGTTCAAGGCGTTCCGCCGCGGAGCCGAGGAGAAGCCCGAGGCGAAGAGCCTCGGGCTGGGGCTGTACATCGTGGAGCGGATCGCCGCGGCGCACGGGGGCCGCGTGGCGGTGCACTCCACGGCGCAGGAGGGGACCACCTTCGAGGTCCACCTGCCGCGCGCCGCGACCTAGAGGCCAGAGCCTAGAGGTCGTCTTCCGGATCCGGGTACGACTCCTCGTCGTCCTCGGCGCCGGCGCTGCCCTCGGGCTCGTCGTGGCCGGAGCTGCTCTCGGCGTCGTGCTTCGAGTCCGGCATGTGCTCGCCGGGCAGCACGTACCACTGCTTGCCCTTGAGCTGCTGCATCTTGAGCAGGCCGTCGCGCTCGAGCGCGCCGAGCAGCTTCACGAAGGTGCTGAAGCCGTAGTCGCGCGGATCGAAGTCCGGCTCCTTGCGCACCAGCGTCTCCTTGATGATGGAGGGGTTGAGCGGGCCCGTGGCGCGCGCGAGCAGGTTGGCCACCACGTCGCGCACGTGGCGCGGCACCTGGCCCTTGCTGCTCTTCTCCTTCTCGCCGCCCTTCTCGGAGCCCTTCGCGCTGCTGCCCGCCTCGGCCTTGTCCTTCTCGCCGCGCTCGCGCTCCCGGCCTCCCCCGCGCCGGCTGCTGCCGCCGCCGCGCCGGCCGCCCTCGCCCGCGCGGCCCGTGAGGTAGATGAACTCGTCGCAGGCCTTCACGAAGAGGGGACTCGTGCTGTCGCGCACCGCGAGCCCGATGACCGTGCGGCCGTTCTCGCGCAGCTTGTACGCGAGGGGGCAGAAGTCGCTGTCGCCCGAGGCGATGACGAACGTATCGATGCTCTCGCGCGCGTAGCAGAGCTCGAGCGCATCGATGACCAGGCGCATGTCCGCGCCGTTCTTGCCCGCGCGGGTGCTGGGCGGCACGTCGATGAGCTCGACGCCGTGGTCGTGCAGCGTGCGGGTGGCGTCGCGGAAGCGGCTCCAGTCGCAGTAGGCGCGGCGGAACACCACCTTGCCCTTCTCCAGCAGGCGGTCCATCGGCGCCTGGAGGTCGAAGTTGCTCGCGCTGAGCCCCGTGTTGGTCACGAGGTTCTCGAAGTCGAGGAACAGGGCGATACGGCGTTCAGTCTTCTCGGGCAAAAGGACCTTCGGGGGTGAGGAGGGGCCGCGCACCCCACAGAGGCGAGCAGCTCGAACGGCGGGCAGCGGCGGGCGTGGCATGTCCACCCCGGCTCCCGGTCAGACCCTTGTAATCCCTACAGCCCCCGGATGCTTCCACGAATCGTCGGATTGTTCCCCGGCAGGCGCCCCTCTGCAGGGCTGCTCCGCGTCGCGCGCTCTGCGAAGCAGCAACGACGTCGAGCCTGTCCCGAAGCGCTTCGTCCCCACCTGAGTCGCTCCACACGCAGTCGAGCTCCCGCCGGCGCAGGAGCTGGCGCGAGTGGCCTCGTCCAGGAAGGAGGTGCGTGGACTCGGCACCTCCGCGTCACGGAGATTCACGGCACTCCACGCAACGGATGCCCTACCTCCGCACGCCGCGGGCTCCTGGCGGAAGGAGGGATGGGACGGGCACTGTCGGGGCGGCCGAGCGCGGGCGGGCGCCGGCCTGCGCGGCGCTCCGGGGGACCTGGAGAGGGGCCTCCCGGGCGCGAGGTCGCGCGCTCCTGTTCTGAGATGTCGGGGGTTTTCCGGAACAATCTACAGGGGTTAGGCCCCCCTCCGGCGCACGGAAGGCCTGGATGGAAGCTTCATTCCAGGGTGCTGTCGGGGGGACGCCGGGCGTGGAAGGAGGCTTCATTCCAGCGCCCACCCGGGACCGGCTGGGGGCTGGACGGAACGCTTCGTCCGGCGCGGCCTCTTGCCCCGAGGAGGGGTGCCGAGGGTAGCCCACCTGGGCACACGGGGCGGCGTGGCGTGCCGGCAGCGCTTGGCGCCGTGCGGAGCTCTACGGCCTCTCCTCCGTTTCTCCCGTCCCCCCCTCAGGCCAGGGCAGCGGGCACGGGTGGGGGCACTGCCGCGTGCCCACCTCAGGGTCCTTCCACTCGAGACGCATCGCCCACCCGTCGCGGGATTCCGATGGTGCGTCACCCGGCTCAGGGCGACTGAACGCGCCGCGCCCGCAGTCCGCGCACCAGCAGGTAGATCGCGCCCACCAACGACACCACGCCCACGCCGGTGAACGCACCTCCCACGCGCGCGAAGGGTTCGCGGTCGTCGTGACGGAGGCTCAGTCCCTGCCGGGGATCGCGCTGGAACGCGAGCACGCGCGAGACGTCCTGCTGCGGCGCCTCATCCGAGTCCACGGCCCACTGGTACGCG from Aggregicoccus sp. 17bor-14 includes:
- a CDS encoding NYN domain-containing protein, encoding MPEKTERRIALFLDFENLVTNTGLSASNFDLQAPMDRLLEKGKVVFRRAYCDWSRFRDATRTLHDHGVELIDVPPSTRAGKNGADMRLVIDALELCYARESIDTFVIASGDSDFCPLAYKLRENGRTVIGLAVRDSTSPLFVKACDEFIYLTGRAGEGGRRGGGSSRRGGGRERERGEKDKAEAGSSAKGSEKGGEKEKSSKGQVPRHVRDVVANLLARATGPLNPSIIKETLVRKEPDFDPRDYGFSTFVKLLGALERDGLLKMQQLKGKQWYVLPGEHMPDSKHDAESSSGHDEPEGSAGAEDDEESYPDPEDDL
- a CDS encoding PRC-barrel domain-containing protein, whose protein sequence is MRFTERIHAGRTVVAAGGESLGTVEGLVIDSESWKVEALQLKLASETADRVGAYWNYFHAGRLEVPTRLVSSVSDSVLLSASVDELGRLQAGESPAASPP
- a CDS encoding PAS domain-containing sensor histidine kinase, whose translation is MSRFGSRQEVDAHFRHLVESARTYAIFGMDLEGRITSWNEGARRIKGYTTEEAVGQHFRMLFLPEDQERGRPEQEMRQALEQGCYTGEGVRRRKDGSAFDAEVSLHVLHDDQGTPIGFVKVTEDITERKRLQHGAERAQEFQKLLAAIVSHDLQNPLNAVQMAARRLRAQSPDEAVQTTAARISSASERASRIVSDLLDLSQAQLGSGIPVTRARGDLYTTAARVMDEHRGTFPERELILRREGDTVGHFDAARMMQVLANLLKNALTYGTPGSAVEVCVRGGPDELCVSVHNPGAPIPAQLLPHLFKAFRRGAEEKPEAKSLGLGLYIVERIAAAHGGRVAVHSTAQEGTTFEVHLPRAAT